In Rhizophagus irregularis chromosome 12, complete sequence, a single window of DNA contains:
- a CDS encoding uncharacterized protein (SECRETED:cutsite_ILA-QE; SECRETED:prob_0.8498); SECRETED:SignalP(1-18) produces the protein MYFSYIIITSFLCSIILAQEHESTQKPNKTDSLANFVDVLISFMVPLLIYLTIDYEYDKNEEDLDSRIGNLVYSFIFFVQIGLQEEIAFMIISVEIPFYIKILQHIISFITGIAIIGQLIYLLSKKYKFFNASLKSFQKIFNFLYYVASFLSIIVLCLLTYKFKENITTSFIISLIVTSAVIYISIIIINNIMFEDYYMLNFEKILETAGYLLLVSTFYLASLINCFILQTSAIFNKIFLNLSAILVTSWIIYAYKEERSRAEERKKPVI, from the coding sequence atgtactTTTCCTATATTATCATTACTTCTTTCTTGTGTTCAATTATTCTAGCACAAGAACATGAAAGTACTCAAAAACCTAATAAAACTGATTCACTCGCAAATTTCGTTGAtgtattaatttcttttatggttccattacttatttatttgacCATAGATTACGAATATGATAAGAATGAGGAGGACTTGGATAGCAGGATTGGAAATTTagtttattcatttatatttttcgtaCAAATAGGATTACAAGAAGAAATAGCTTTTATGATCATATCAGTTGAAATTcctttttatatcaaaatattacaacatattataagttttataaCTGGAATTGCAATTATTGGACAACTCATTTAtctattaagtaaaaaatataaattttttaatgcttCACTTAaatcttttcaaaaaattttcaactttCTCTATTACGTGGCTAGTTTCTTATCTATAATAGTACTTTGCTTATTAACGTACAAATTTAAGGAAAATATCACAACGagctttattatatcattaattgTTACTAGTgctgttatatatatttcgataataataattaacaatattatgtTTGAGGATTACTATAtgttaaattttgaaaaaattttggagaCTGCTGGTTACCTTTTGCTCGTTAGTACATTTTATTTAGcttctttaattaattgtttcatTTTACAAACTTCGgccatttttaataagattttcttaaatttaagtGCTATATTAGTTACTTCTTGGATTATATATGCTTATAAAGAAGAAAGAAGTAGGgcagaagaaagaaaaaagccCGTGATATAA
- a CDS encoding uncharacterized protein (SECRETED:cutsite_VSA-SY; SECRETED:prob_0.9090); SECRETED:SignalP(1-24): MRNSVAILALVIFVLTFISSEVSASYSSCQKDLKKCKKEKKEDRLVIGPSKDAFKKNLPQDFCAIFKKGGSKEGQLRQANGTQILTGVCSNTPQGEIPKVENMPSTLILYPDNGDKIKKNEPFTIKVKTQKLELGFFSDPAITYNTFPQVLNKHGLIQGHQHVTIQFLGKDKNNLDFPDATKFDFFKGLNDPSKDGILNVKVDKGLPKKGLYRMCTIISSFSHQSVVLPKAQRGASDDCVRFSVV; the protein is encoded by the exons atgagAAATTCCGTTGCTATCTTGGCTCTTGTCATTTTCGTTCTCACTTTCATCAGTTCTGAAGTCTCTGCCTCTTATTCAAGCTGTCAAAAGGAtttgaaaaaatgtaaaaaagaaaagaaagaagatCGTCTTGTAATTGGTCCAAGCAAAGATgcttttaaaaagaatttgccTCAAGATTTCTGTGCAATCTTCAAAAAAGGTGGCTCAAAAGAAGGTCAACTTAGACAAGCAAATGGAACACAAATTCTTACAGGTGTTTGCTCTAATACACCACAAGGTGAAATTCCAAAAGTTGAAAATATGCCATCAACCCTTATCCTTTACCCAGACAATGgtgataaaattaagaaaaatgaaCCATTTACTATTAAAGTTAAAACACAAAAATTAGAACTTGGGTTTTTCAGTGATCCAGCAATTACATATAACACTTTTCCTCAAGTTTTAAATAAGCATGGTTTGATTCAAGGTCATCAACATGTTACTATCCAATTTCTCGgcaaagataaaaataatttagactTTCCCGATGCTACTAAATTTGATTTCTTCAAAGGTCTCAATGACCCTTCTAAGGATGGAATCTTAAATGTTAAAGTTGATAAAGGTTTACCAAAGAAAGGTTTATACAGAATGTGCACCATTATCTCATCTTTCTCTCATCAATCTGTTGTATTG CCCAAGGCACAAAGAGGAGCTAGCGATGACTGCGTTCGTTTTAGCGTCGTATAA
- a CDS encoding uncharacterized protein (SECRETED:cutsite_GSA-QF; SECRETED:prob_0.7766); SECRETED:SignalP(1-19), whose amino-acid sequence MKTYFITLLVLASATLGSAQFGGNLSDGCKNEMTKLLGDKDINKCFPFASVAPLASSTSIPDQNTLKSAADAICGAPKCSDDLVAKTLNEVKTACQQDISNKNPLASLVNAALSLYSPTRDSICYKNSTDGYCFIESQAAAQQILQSAPKGQDPAITLAGASKDVVCTPCNKAIFNTYFNYQNTNPNAFSDIQQVTDKDINTAKSALQGKCGKNFIDGNVGDSKEDPQKFQSESANQKSDAASLIANRMSLVVLVGSILAAL is encoded by the exons atgaaaacttaTTTTATCACTCTCTTAGTCCTTGCGTCAGCAACATTGGGTTCAGCCCAATTTGGTGGTAATCTTTCAGACGGTTGTAAGAACGAAATGACCAAATTGCTTGGTGATAAAGATATCAATAAATGCTTTCCGTTTGCATCTGTTGCTCCATTGGCTTCTTCTACTTCTATTCCCGACCAAAATACTTTAAAGAGTGCGGCCGATGCAATTTGTGGGGCTCCTAAATGTTCAGATGATCTTGTAGCTAAGACTCTAAATGAAGTCAAAACTGCATGTCAACaagatatatcaaataaaaaccCTCTTGCATCACTTGTTAATGCTGCATTATCTTTGTATTCTCCAACAAGAGATTCTATTTGTTATAAGAACTCTACTGACGGTTATTGTTTCATTGAATCTCAAGCAGCAGCACAACAAATTCTTCAATCTGCTCCAAAAGGCCAAGATCCTGCTATTACTCTTGCTGGTGCATCAAAAGATGTAGTTTGCACTCCCTGTAATAAAGccatttttaatacttattttaacTACCAAAATACAAATCCTAATGCATTCTCAGATATCCAACAAGTCActgataaagatattaatacTGCTAAAAGTGCTTTACAAGGAAAATGTGGTAAAAATTTCATAG atgGAAATGTAGGAGATTCAAAAGAAGATCCACAAAAATTCCAAAGTGAATCTGCTAACCAAAAATCTGATGCCGCGTCTTTAATTGCAAATCGTATGAGTTTAGTAGTTCTCGTAGGATCAATTCTTGCTGCGCTTTAA
- a CDS encoding uncharacterized protein (SECRETED:cutsite_TMA-QA; SECRETED:prob_0.6569); SECRETED:SignalP(1-28): MARTKLEMILLFTIFSLLFTFPFQLTMAQAPAPGAAPAPGKAPAPGKAPAPGTVPAPGGTTPGTAAAPPPVQATLCIPNVFIPTTVPLKQLKTTLGTGGSVTVAGTVTIIDGCAFTINGFTYSTAATNSYWMGSNSTDPNSDKILVSNTPVGQFISQPAQSFNLTPTITFDDFNVLDLYSFDEKAVFGQAVLRAPKSTETKPSASAPTSIILGDATRLSMNSNIMTIITFVLVAFFFY, from the exons ATGGCAAGAACAAAATTAGAAATGATTCTTTTGTTCACGATATTTTCATTACTTTTCACTTTTCCTTTTCAATTGACGATGGCACAAGCTCCCGCTCCAGGAGCGGCTCCCGCCCCAGGAAAAGCTCCCGCTCCAGGAAAAGCTCCCGCTCCAGGAACAGTTCCCGCTCCAGGGGGAACTACTCCAGGAACCGCGGCTGCTCCTCCTCCCGTACAAGCTACTCTTTGTATTCCGAACGTGTTTATACCCACTACCGTTCCGTTGAAACAATTGAAAACTACTTTGGGCACAGGAGGAAGTGTTACTGTTGCAGGAACTGTAACTATTATCGATGGATGTGCATTTACAATCAATGGATTTACTTACTCCACTGCGGCTACTAACTC ATATTGGATGGGCAGTAATTCTACGGATCCTAATTCAGACAAGATTTTGGTTAGCAATACACCAGTAGGCCAATTCATATCACAACCAGCACaaagttttaatttaactCCAACCATAacatttgatgattttaatgtaCTAGATCTTTATTCATTTGATGAAAAAGCTGTATTTGGTCAGGCTGTATTAAGAGCTCCAAAGAGTACTGAAACAAAACCAAGTGCATCAGCCCCTACTTCCATCATTCTAGGTGATGCCACTAGATTATCAATGAATTCAAACATTATGACCATTATTACTTTTGTTTTGgtagctttttttttctattaa